In Methanothrix sp., a genomic segment contains:
- a CDS encoding PUA domain-containing protein: MLKRARMIADYQFGRGAGEALFPEGTTYSLSKTRRLRYLYWDKERVATVRAKDNLLTLSMIGAERLHRLLKSPRQRVTASDDAAAFIAKGGNLFARHVLAVDPEIRAGEEVLIVDPQDGLLATGTAILSPEEMLQIKRGLAVQVRAAAEH; encoded by the coding sequence ATGCTTAAACGAGCGAGGATGATCGCCGATTATCAGTTTGGCCGGGGCGCAGGGGAGGCTCTCTTTCCCGAAGGCACGACATACAGCCTCTCCAAGACCCGCCGGCTGAGATATCTCTACTGGGATAAGGAGAGGGTGGCCACAGTGCGAGCTAAGGATAACCTCTTGACTTTGAGCATGATCGGCGCAGAGAGGCTGCACCGTCTGCTGAAGAGCCCCAGGCAAAGGGTGACGGCCTCTGATGATGCAGCAGCATTCATAGCCAAAGGGGGAAATCTATTTGCCAGACATGTCCTCGCCGTCGACCCGGAGATCAGAGCTGGCGAGGAGGTTCTGATCGTTGATCCTCAGGACGGACTTTTAGCCACGGGCACTGCCATCCTCTCTCCAGAGGAGATGCTGCAGATCAAAAGAGGGCTGGCAGTCCAGGTGAGGGCAGCGGCAGAGCATTGA
- a CDS encoding BPL-N domain-containing protein, with product MPVSYLISLDERSSDRTGGGDQAAIRLINRLLAEGVPVQWAQEEILAGERSYPAGTFFLSLPFKIESKIPCDVIVLWLEQQARREGLLCIQKTAEQLSTRSIALVPPRIALFYDHTTYDNALMHSLAFRGMGFEAALVNAEDLLQDDDDPDSILARSNVFVMPGGSMHFSSFASEEEALQGLENIRSFIYKGGGYIGVCAGATEALMGNPHPDLNIVDASYRADWFEPRDAIAGDWEWRSLIGPLYLEIVDPSHPIMFGYSQGSPSLGSGPLVRMDYFGGPSIFETGDSVAVLARYKAPIDQRPSDRVKDIWGSAAIISSRFGSGGVVLFGPHPEWSGSCHRMYAQALYYAASKPRRSVLASYSRSPPATISRERILAIAQTAESALPILESCKRMCSAIVSLGAGDRSDPLGLWYDRTMLTYSEALCNQMREIAICCLELEQQYSRLSAFKSLLGGNAQAMEWIEQVQMAADQFFDYAESLSSGYQEASDMNGPISGFSELLSAIEDMEKKIREVDMPCAVNYAELFHRYRGMNALLLANQTEDCREARDELHLIISSSDPPGPLYECMITLRQTLDLMQYSVGAHLINLLNRADHARDVFSLYDCALKNLLAGGE from the coding sequence ATGCCCGTATCATATCTTATCTCCCTGGATGAGAGAAGCTCTGACCGGACGGGCGGAGGCGATCAGGCCGCTATACGTCTGATAAATAGGCTCCTGGCAGAGGGGGTGCCGGTTCAATGGGCACAGGAGGAGATCCTGGCAGGAGAGAGGAGCTATCCCGCAGGCACCTTTTTCCTGTCGCTTCCTTTCAAGATTGAGAGCAAGATACCCTGTGATGTAATCGTCCTCTGGCTGGAGCAGCAGGCGAGGAGAGAGGGCCTGCTTTGCATCCAAAAGACCGCCGAGCAGCTTTCGACGAGGTCAATAGCACTCGTCCCGCCACGCATTGCCCTTTTTTACGACCATACAACATACGACAATGCTCTGATGCACTCTCTTGCTTTCCGCGGCATGGGCTTTGAGGCAGCTTTGGTCAATGCGGAGGATCTTCTGCAGGATGATGACGATCCGGACAGCATCCTGGCCCGATCCAACGTCTTTGTGATGCCCGGAGGCTCAATGCATTTCTCTTCCTTCGCCTCAGAGGAGGAGGCTCTTCAAGGGTTAGAGAACATACGCAGCTTCATTTACAAGGGAGGAGGATACATAGGAGTATGCGCAGGCGCAACTGAAGCCCTGATGGGAAATCCGCATCCGGATCTGAATATTGTGGACGCATCCTATCGCGCAGATTGGTTCGAGCCCAGGGATGCCATTGCCGGCGACTGGGAATGGAGGAGCCTCATCGGGCCGCTCTATCTGGAGATAGTTGATCCCTCCCATCCGATAATGTTCGGCTACAGTCAAGGCTCTCCCAGCCTCGGTTCGGGCCCGCTCGTCCGGATGGACTACTTCGGCGGGCCGAGCATCTTTGAGACCGGCGATTCGGTGGCTGTGCTGGCCAGGTATAAGGCGCCCATTGATCAGAGGCCATCAGACAGGGTTAAAGATATCTGGGGAAGCGCTGCCATCATCTCCTCCCGCTTTGGATCGGGCGGGGTTGTCCTCTTCGGCCCCCATCCAGAGTGGTCCGGATCCTGCCACAGGATGTACGCTCAGGCCCTCTATTATGCCGCCTCCAAACCCAGGCGGTCCGTGCTCGCCAGCTACAGCCGGAGCCCTCCTGCAACAATCAGCAGAGAACGAATCTTGGCCATTGCACAGACGGCAGAATCGGCCCTGCCCATCCTGGAGAGCTGCAAGAGGATGTGCAGTGCCATAGTCTCCCTGGGAGCGGGAGACAGGTCAGACCCATTGGGCCTATGGTATGACAGAACAATGCTCACCTACTCAGAGGCTCTCTGCAATCAGATGAGAGAGATCGCCATCTGCTGCCTGGAGCTGGAGCAGCAGTACAGCAGGCTGAGCGCATTCAAGTCGCTTCTTGGCGGCAATGCTCAAGCCATGGAGTGGATCGAACAGGTTCAGATGGCTGCGGATCAGTTTTTTGATTATGCTGAGAGCCTGTCTTCGGGGTATCAAGAAGCCAGCGATATGAATGGACCAATTAGTGGATTCTCTGAGCTCCTCTCTGCCATAGAGGATATGGAGAAGAAGATAAGGGAGGTTGATATGCCCTGTGCTGTCAATTATGCAGAGCTCTTCCACAGATACAGGGGTATGAATGCCCTCCTGCTTGCCAACCAGACCGAGGATTGCAGAGAAGCACGGGATGAATTGCATCTTATCATCTCCTCATCTGACCCTCCAGGACCTCTATATGAGTGTATGATCACCCTGCGTCAGACCCTTGACCTGATGCAATACAGTGTTGGGGCCCACCTGATCAACCTGCTCAACAGGGCCGACCATGCCAGGGATGTCTTCTCGCTCTATGATTGCGCCCTGAAGAATCTGCTTGCCGGAGGAGAATAA
- a CDS encoding ABC transporter substrate-binding protein codes for MRIKSIALLLAAMLLFFTAAGSEEFWPITATDDLGRPVNITSAPERIISLAPSNTEILFALGLGDNVVGVTKYCNYPPEVESLKKSGKIAVIGGYVDPDVEKILSLKPDLVLASDISINNTIPSLEKVGVLTYVVESKNLSGILTSIKKVGIITGKKAEADALADEMESRIKAVSDRSEALQKKRVLYIVWHDPVKTVGTGSFEDEIIELAGGTNIFHDLSGYPQVDPEAIAVRNPEVIITCTGMGEGMDLPFQWAKTDRSLNLTDARNNDQIYQAEGDIITRAGPRIVDGLEMFFRFIHPEAS; via the coding sequence TTGAGAATTAAGTCGATAGCTTTACTGCTGGCTGCAATGCTGCTTTTCTTCACTGCCGCCGGCTCGGAGGAATTCTGGCCCATAACTGCAACCGATGACCTGGGAAGACCGGTTAATATCACCAGTGCTCCGGAGAGGATCATCTCCCTTGCACCCTCGAACACAGAGATACTATTTGCTCTCGGACTTGGGGATAACGTTGTGGGCGTGACAAAGTACTGCAATTATCCCCCGGAGGTGGAGAGCCTGAAGAAGAGCGGAAAGATCGCTGTTATTGGGGGGTATGTTGATCCGGATGTAGAGAAGATCCTCTCGCTGAAACCGGATCTCGTTCTGGCCAGTGATATCAGCATCAACAATACTATTCCCTCACTGGAGAAGGTGGGCGTTCTGACCTATGTCGTCGAGTCGAAAAACCTCTCTGGAATTCTCACATCTATAAAAAAGGTCGGAATAATCACAGGAAAGAAGGCTGAGGCGGACGCCCTCGCCGATGAGATGGAATCCAGAATTAAGGCCGTGTCAGATAGATCAGAGGCTCTTCAGAAGAAGAGGGTTCTTTACATCGTCTGGCACGATCCCGTCAAGACCGTTGGCACTGGGAGCTTCGAGGATGAGATCATCGAGCTGGCAGGGGGAACCAACATATTCCATGATCTTTCGGGATATCCTCAGGTAGATCCAGAGGCGATAGCAGTCCGGAACCCGGAGGTGATAATCACCTGCACTGGCATGGGCGAGGGAATGGACCTGCCTTTCCAATGGGCCAAGACAGATAGAAGCCTGAATCTGACGGATGCCCGCAATAACGATCAAATATACCAGGCCGAGGGTGATATTATAACCCGCGCCGGACCGAGGATAGTCGATGGCCTGGAGATGTTCTTCCGGTTCATCCATCCAGAAGCATCCTGA
- a CDS encoding iron ABC transporter permease → MSALRGSELRHKYQRFIARKVLFFLVMIMGIVALAGVAITQGSADISSQDAYHSILARFFPERFQSTAFTDMIVWDLRLHRIIMSIVAGMGLAVAGAVMQGVLKNPLASPFTLGVSSAASFGAALAIIMGAGIIGGQWMVIGNAFIFTLLASFAVYGLARYKGVTPETMILAGIAIMYLFNALTSFLQYAARSEQVHEVVFWMMGSLGRSSWEKAGMVLAVLIICLPYLITRSWDLNALGAGDETAASLGVNVERTRVVHTMLASLITASIICFTGTIGFIDLVSPHIARMAIGGDHRFLLPGSALVGALLLLGSDTLSRVLLAPMVLPVGIMTSFLGVPFFVYLFLRRKREEH, encoded by the coding sequence ATGAGCGCCTTAAGAGGGAGTGAGCTTCGACATAAATATCAGAGGTTCATTGCCAGAAAGGTGCTCTTCTTCCTGGTCATGATCATGGGAATAGTCGCCCTGGCCGGGGTGGCTATCACCCAGGGCTCGGCAGATATCAGCAGCCAGGATGCTTATCACTCCATTTTAGCCAGGTTCTTTCCAGAGCGCTTTCAATCCACAGCATTTACCGATATGATCGTCTGGGATCTGCGCCTTCACAGGATCATAATGAGCATAGTTGCTGGCATGGGGCTGGCGGTCGCCGGGGCTGTGATGCAGGGGGTCTTGAAGAACCCTCTGGCAAGCCCCTTCACCCTGGGAGTCTCATCTGCTGCCAGCTTCGGAGCAGCACTGGCCATCATTATGGGCGCTGGCATCATCGGCGGGCAGTGGATGGTCATCGGTAATGCCTTCATCTTCACCCTCCTGGCATCTTTCGCCGTCTATGGGCTGGCCAGGTACAAGGGGGTGACACCAGAGACTATGATCCTGGCGGGAATTGCCATCATGTACCTCTTCAATGCCTTAACCTCCTTTCTTCAGTACGCCGCCAGGTCAGAGCAGGTGCATGAGGTTGTCTTCTGGATGATGGGCAGCCTCGGTCGGTCATCCTGGGAGAAGGCGGGGATGGTCTTGGCAGTTCTCATAATCTGTCTTCCCTATCTCATCACCAGGTCATGGGATCTCAATGCTCTCGGAGCGGGGGATGAGACTGCCGCCAGCCTGGGAGTGAATGTAGAGCGAACGAGAGTGGTACATACCATGCTGGCCTCTCTGATCACCGCCAGCATAATCTGCTTCACTGGGACCATTGGCTTCATTGACCTGGTCTCGCCTCATATAGCCAGGATGGCCATAGGCGGCGATCACAGGTTCCTCCTGCCGGGCTCTGCTCTTGTGGGCGCTCTCTTGCTCTTGGGCTCTGATACTCTTTCCAGAGTCCTGTTAGCACCGATGGTACTGCCCGTGGGCATCATGACCTCCTTTCTGGGAGTTCCGTTCTTTGTGTACCTCTTCCTGCGCAGGAAAAGAGAAGAGCATTGA
- a CDS encoding type II toxin-antitoxin system VapC family toxin encodes MIVLDTSALIDLFRGGEVIRGVLGGDLATTVVNYYEIFVGIRRYRSKKEEKFFRRFFSEIKILDFDLAAAERSSEIMTSLITLGISVNAFDILISGIAVANESETLITKDKDFESVAKVTELDIKVY; translated from the coding sequence ATGATCGTCCTGGATACCAGCGCTCTTATCGACCTATTCCGGGGTGGGGAGGTTATTAGAGGTGTATTAGGAGGCGACCTGGCAACTACTGTAGTAAATTATTATGAAATTTTTGTCGGCATAAGACGTTATAGGTCCAAAAAGGAGGAGAAATTTTTTCGAAGATTCTTTTCAGAGATCAAGATCCTGGATTTTGATCTGGCTGCTGCGGAAAGGTCAAGCGAGATCATGACCAGTCTCATAACCCTGGGGATTTCCGTCAATGCCTTCGATATACTCATCTCCGGGATTGCAGTGGCAAACGAATCTGAGACCTTAATCACAAAGGATAAGGATTTCGAGTCCGTTGCTAAGGTGACTGAACTGGACATTAAGGTTTACTGA
- a CDS encoding antitoxin VapB family protein, with protein MASKNISIRYDVYKLLKEAKREEESFSDAIERLLKRDKVDLSEYFGSLKDDPLLDRLEADSKRIREMARSRV; from the coding sequence ATGGCATCCAAGAACATCTCCATTAGATACGACGTATATAAACTCCTTAAAGAGGCAAAGAGAGAAGAAGAGAGCTTCAGCGACGCAATAGAAAGGTTGCTTAAGAGGGATAAAGTCGATCTATCTGAATACTTTGGATCTCTCAAGGATGACCCGTTATTAGACCGGCTGGAGGCAGATTCTAAGAGGATTAGAGAAATGGCAAGGTCGAGAGTATGA
- a CDS encoding ADP-dependent glucokinase/phosphofructokinase: MNIICAYPVNLDAVYDLEEESISRFVQSADPFGIRGELKGSIRSREDLISSLLHCMHNGSGAEILVEGRELAEEIESSFPWSLRLGRERRHHGQPPCHSRSQPHLECSHP; the protein is encoded by the coding sequence ATGAATATCATTTGTGCCTATCCGGTCAATCTCGATGCTGTATACGATCTGGAGGAGGAGAGCATATCCCGGTTCGTCCAATCAGCCGATCCCTTTGGTATAAGAGGCGAGCTAAAGGGCTCAATCAGAAGCCGGGAGGACCTCATCTCCTCACTCCTGCACTGCATGCATAACGGGTCTGGAGCGGAGATCCTGGTCGAAGGCCGGGAGCTGGCAGAGGAGATCGAGTCCTCCTTTCCCTGGAGCCTTCGCCTGGGAAGGGAACGCCGGCATCATGGCCAACCTCCTTGCCACTCTCGGAGCCAGCCCCATCTTGAATGCTCCCACCCTTGA
- a CDS encoding ADP-dependent glucokinase/phosphofructokinase: MNAPTLEPRLGALLSSGVRVPVSGRLMEPSRAAERLVMESKVLHFVIQFKERDRIPSPQGMISAAKDNRFIATYDPVNTQMASSPDFDDYCKDNIQDIDGAILSGFHLAPPDRYRDIFPPRIEQIRGWKEANPDMFIHLEMGSFQSPRIARHFLSLLDRIPPDSLGMNEDELETAAGEISYPDLLPAPASASTEAERSQWQERMEKAARLREELGILRVAVHTRDYILSIMEEGRLTARDELLALQRGADSAAALAATGSAKGVPPEEVNPRGLEAQREFCRLGAVNAEEGRGAALKRDGLVLSLMPSLLAREPRITVGLGDTATAATFHRELQAIRRDRT, translated from the coding sequence TTGAATGCTCCCACCCTTGAGCCCAGGCTGGGGGCGCTTCTTTCCTCTGGCGTGAGGGTTCCTGTTTCAGGACGCCTTATGGAGCCCTCCCGGGCAGCGGAAAGGCTGGTCATGGAATCAAAGGTACTGCATTTTGTCATCCAGTTCAAAGAGAGGGATCGCATCCCCTCGCCTCAGGGGATGATATCTGCCGCCAAAGATAACCGCTTCATTGCCACCTATGATCCGGTGAACACCCAAATGGCATCGAGCCCGGACTTCGATGACTACTGCAAAGATAATATCCAGGATATCGATGGCGCCATCTTGTCCGGCTTTCACCTCGCCCCACCGGATCGGTACCGGGATATCTTCCCTCCCAGGATCGAGCAGATCAGGGGCTGGAAGGAGGCCAACCCTGATATGTTCATCCACCTGGAGATGGGCTCATTTCAGAGCCCGAGAATCGCCAGGCACTTCCTCTCCCTCCTGGACCGGATCCCTCCGGACAGCCTGGGCATGAACGAGGATGAGCTGGAGACGGCGGCAGGGGAGATCTCCTATCCCGATCTCCTGCCCGCACCGGCATCTGCATCCACAGAGGCTGAACGGAGCCAGTGGCAGGAGAGGATGGAAAAGGCGGCCAGGCTGCGTGAGGAGCTGGGCATCCTCCGGGTCGCAGTCCACACCCGAGACTATATTCTGAGCATCATGGAGGAGGGCAGGTTGACTGCAAGGGATGAGCTGCTCGCTCTGCAAAGGGGGGCTGATTCTGCCGCTGCCCTGGCGGCCACGGGCTCGGCAAAGGGGGTGCCGCCGGAGGAGGTCAATCCCCGCGGTCTGGAGGCCCAGAGGGAGTTCTGCCGCCTGGGAGCAGTGAATGCTGAAGAGGGAAGAGGGGCTGCACTAAAAAGAGACGGACTGGTTTTGTCCCTGATGCCCTCCCTCCTGGCGAGGGAGCCGCGCATCACTGTGGGCCTGGGCGATACCGCCACTGCTGCCACCTTCCACCGGGAGCTGCAGGCGATCAGGCGAGATCGGACCTGA
- a CDS encoding DUF2117 domain-containing protein: MIEAIWKLEAILDSHVCLSRRGDLQEILDILKEELALSEGLHNEKRAAPSSKRIGVVVHGPEIIDSGWALLLINLLKRMGRVKAVLGGTMGRVAVIDAALEDVISIHSRRLPSISIRDMAEDSDIIIILNQAKSRETGLAFGTMVAKIAGIDLPLIQIDCGGRFVADLTLRPEASGAFDSEDNNDANSYEGLRAAARLADDLGLDLLRPRSQERTLARGDSVRRILTGVIPGELISVNGTVIGRAIEAEVQIEAKGGEIVSLRGAEPKAHGLEKLSRVDLEKAIIRSGSIRRSTARPRIKEVRGEGAAFIDHCAEDAFEAASGAAVALTVGDDTTAIAGDILARLGIPVVGIVDGDADHLAQNLTVAPGSTIIRVQPGYDDIVGRRAHDEIFEGKERISISARDLAERVKELAGGNLIRATEVCPRYPHKISKSPLIRNR, from the coding sequence ATGATAGAAGCTATCTGGAAGCTTGAAGCGATTCTGGACAGTCATGTCTGCTTATCCCGCAGGGGCGATCTCCAAGAGATTTTAGATATTCTCAAAGAAGAGCTGGCATTATCCGAGGGCCTCCATAATGAGAAGAGAGCTGCTCCGTCCAGCAAGAGGATCGGGGTGGTGGTGCACGGCCCGGAGATCATAGACTCAGGGTGGGCTCTTTTGCTCATCAACCTTCTGAAGAGGATGGGCAGGGTGAAGGCCGTCCTGGGGGGGACAATGGGCCGGGTGGCGGTCATTGATGCTGCCTTGGAGGATGTGATCTCCATTCATTCCAGAAGACTGCCGAGCATCTCCATCAGGGATATGGCTGAGGACTCTGATATCATCATCATTCTCAACCAGGCCAAGAGCCGGGAGACGGGGCTCGCCTTCGGGACGATGGTGGCCAAGATCGCCGGAATTGACCTGCCATTGATACAGATCGATTGTGGCGGGCGGTTTGTGGCCGATCTCACCCTCCGCCCTGAGGCCTCGGGAGCATTCGATTCCGAGGATAATAATGATGCAAATAGCTATGAGGGGCTGAGAGCTGCCGCCCGGCTGGCAGATGATCTGGGGCTGGACCTCTTGCGGCCCCGCTCTCAAGAGAGAACCCTGGCCCGGGGGGACTCGGTGCGGCGCATTCTGACCGGGGTGATTCCCGGAGAGCTGATATCAGTAAACGGGACGGTCATCGGCCGGGCAATCGAGGCAGAGGTGCAGATCGAGGCCAAAGGGGGAGAGATTGTATCCCTGAGGGGGGCGGAGCCCAAAGCACATGGGCTGGAGAAGCTATCCAGGGTGGATCTGGAGAAGGCCATCATCCGCAGCGGCTCCATCCGGCGGAGCACTGCCCGGCCGAGGATCAAGGAGGTCCGGGGCGAGGGTGCAGCATTCATCGATCACTGTGCAGAAGATGCCTTTGAGGCTGCATCCGGAGCTGCTGTTGCCCTGACGGTGGGGGATGACACCACCGCCATTGCTGGTGATATCCTCGCCCGCCTGGGAATTCCAGTTGTAGGCATTGTGGACGGGGATGCTGACCACCTCGCCCAGAACCTGACTGTCGCGCCTGGGAGCACTATCATCCGGGTTCAGCCGGGCTATGATGATATCGTGGGCAGGCGGGCACATGACGAGATATTCGAGGGGAAGGAGAGGATCTCAATCAGCGCCCGCGATCTGGCGGAGAGGGTGAAAGAATTGGCAGGCGGGAATCTCATTCGAGCTACAGAGGTCTGTCCCCGCTATCCGCATAAGATATCGAAGAGCCCCTTGATCAGAAATAGATAG
- a CDS encoding DUF2098 domain-containing protein: MTEIREDSLVRYTGTGTIGKVKVLKTEDDGSVWAYLDSTGLYYRVDTLEPIEKPPERKELEGMTLEQIQERFKQTQEMMEAVKMQDENLETGG; the protein is encoded by the coding sequence ATGACTGAGATAAGAGAGGACAGCCTGGTCAGATACACCGGGACGGGCACCATTGGAAAGGTGAAGGTGCTTAAGACAGAGGATGATGGAAGCGTCTGGGCCTATCTGGACAGCACCGGGCTCTATTACCGGGTGGATACACTGGAGCCGATTGAGAAGCCTCCAGAGAGAAAGGAGCTTGAGGGCATGACGCTCGAGCAGATCCAAGAGAGGTTCAAGCAGACACAAGAGATGATGGAAGCCGTCAAGATGCAGGACGAGAACCTGGAGACGGGCGGATAG
- a CDS encoding formylmethanofuran dehydrogenase subunit B, with the protein MVTKNIVCPVCGASCDDIQVELEGSSLTVRNACKMGNAKFQEVVSPHRIREPLVRENGELKRASWDRAVERVASILASSERPLLFLGSETSTEAMEVGIHIAEFLGGIADSNSTVCHGPTAMGIQEAGRVGATAGQSKSRADLTVYWGSNPLESMPRHMSRYAVYPRGYWTQRGRFDRTIICVDPRRSVTAENSDLHIQLNPNTDYELLSALLTLLHGKRPHPSVEEVTGVSISEMEKMLAMMKSCNFGAIYVGLGIASSYGKHRNAEMAFNLVKELNSHTKFVIGALRGHCNVAGFNQIASYLYGFPFGLDFSRGYPRYNPGEYTAVDVLRDRDVDAAFILSADLVSHFPAACSEYLAQIPVACIDIAPCPTTMISDVILPGVIDAMESDGTFYRLDDVPIYFQPFTTSPFPFTESNVDTMNQIFERVKMIKEK; encoded by the coding sequence ATGGTAACTAAGAATATAGTCTGTCCAGTCTGTGGGGCCTCCTGTGATGACATCCAGGTGGAGCTGGAGGGGTCGAGCCTGACGGTCAGGAATGCCTGCAAGATGGGCAATGCCAAGTTCCAGGAGGTGGTGAGCCCTCATAGGATCAGAGAGCCTCTGGTGAGGGAGAATGGAGAGCTGAAGAGGGCGAGCTGGGATCGGGCCGTAGAGAGGGTGGCGAGCATTCTGGCCAGCTCTGAGCGCCCCCTCCTTTTCCTGGGCAGCGAGACCTCGACCGAGGCCATGGAGGTGGGAATTCATATCGCAGAGTTCCTGGGTGGAATAGCTGACTCGAACTCCACCGTCTGCCACGGGCCCACTGCCATGGGCATTCAGGAGGCAGGACGGGTGGGGGCTACAGCCGGGCAGAGCAAGTCCCGGGCGGACCTGACTGTCTACTGGGGCTCCAATCCCCTGGAGTCCATGCCCAGGCACATGTCCCGTTATGCTGTCTACCCCCGGGGCTACTGGACCCAGAGGGGGAGGTTTGATCGGACGATCATCTGCGTCGATCCCAGGAGGAGCGTCACTGCAGAGAACTCCGACCTGCATATCCAACTCAACCCCAATACCGACTATGAGCTGCTCAGTGCTCTTCTGACCTTATTGCACGGCAAAAGGCCTCATCCCTCGGTGGAAGAGGTGACGGGGGTCTCCATATCCGAGATGGAGAAGATGCTCGCCATGATGAAGAGCTGCAACTTCGGGGCCATTTATGTGGGCCTGGGCATTGCATCATCCTATGGGAAGCACCGCAATGCTGAGATGGCCTTCAACCTGGTAAAGGAGCTGAACAGCCACACCAAGTTCGTGATCGGTGCTCTCAGAGGGCACTGCAATGTGGCCGGCTTCAACCAGATAGCATCATATCTGTATGGCTTCCCCTTCGGCCTGGATTTCTCTCGTGGTTACCCCCGTTACAATCCGGGGGAGTACACAGCAGTGGATGTCCTGAGGGACAGGGATGTTGATGCTGCCTTCATCCTCTCCGCCGATCTGGTCTCCCATTTCCCCGCCGCCTGCTCTGAGTATCTGGCTCAGATTCCCGTGGCCTGCATAGATATCGCCCCCTGCCCCACCACCATGATCTCTGATGTGATCCTGCCAGGGGTGATCGATGCCATGGAGTCTGATGGCACCTTCTACCGCCTGGACGATGTGCCCATCTACTTCCAGCCCTTCACCACCTCGCCCTTCCCCTTCACAGAGAGCAATGTCGATACCATGAACCAGATATTCGAGCGGGTAAAAATGATAAAGGAAAAGTGA
- a CDS encoding molybdopterin dinucleotide binding domain-containing protein, with translation MREEFLLNTGSTIEEGRLAKGGSKLTDDYTKECAVCEMNLEDYLALGSPEKVKITSRDGHSVVVYAYGAEKLLSGQIFMPRAIWSNVVVDPETFSTGSPLYKGSPVKIEPSDEEVLSAEELTASLYKLQKRGLDDGN, from the coding sequence ATGAGAGAGGAGTTTCTGCTGAACACCGGCAGCACAATCGAGGAGGGCAGACTGGCCAAGGGAGGAAGCAAGCTCACAGATGACTACACAAAGGAGTGCGCCGTCTGTGAGATGAACCTGGAGGACTATCTGGCCCTGGGCTCTCCGGAAAAGGTGAAGATAACCAGCCGGGACGGGCATAGCGTTGTGGTTTATGCTTACGGAGCAGAGAAGCTCCTCTCAGGGCAGATATTCATGCCCAGGGCCATCTGGTCAAATGTGGTGGTGGACCCGGAGACCTTCTCCACCGGCTCACCCCTATACAAGGGCTCGCCGGTCAAGATCGAGCCCTCAGATGAGGAGGTCCTCTCAGCAGAGGAGCTGACAGCAAGTCTGTACAAGCTGCAAAAGCGGGGGTTAGATGATGGTAACTAA